The Rhodopirellula halodulae genome includes the window GATCCCTACACCATTGGCATGCGTCGTGAATTGGAAGAAGAGGTGACGATTGGATCACCCTATGTCGATCAGCGAGAAGGATTGCTGTACGACCCGAGCAACGAAGTCGGGCGTGTCCATCTCGGTGTCGTGCACCGATTCATCTTGGAACAGCCCCATGTGTCCAGCAACGAAGCCGAACTCGCCGAAGGGCAATTCGTCTCCATCGAAAAGCTTCGCCAAGACAGAGACCAGTTGGAAACTTGGAGCCAACTCACGCTCGATGCATTGTTTCCTGCATGATTCTTTGTGGGACTCGACGCCTTCTTCGGCCTATCGAGTGCCCGGGAGCATTGAGTGATCGCCGCGGGCGAATGATATGAACCATCCGCCACACGACGATTCCTTATTGGAACGTCTCTATTCGCCCTCGTAGCCTTCGGTCATGGCATCGGCTTCAGCGAGAGCTGCTTCGTAGTCGGCCAATGCCTGCGCGTCGGCATCGCTAGCGACGTTGCTCGTTCCTTCCGAGCCACAGCCCGCGAATAGTCCGGCTAACGCGAGGAATGTAAAAGTGATGATCCAGTTTTTCATGTCCAAGTTCTTTCTGTCTTCGTAGGGCAATTGGATGGTGGAAATTGAGATCCGAATGAACCGACGGCAAGTTGTTGGCCAGGGGCGATTCGAGACACATCAAAAAAACGACCTCGATCATGCAGATCGAGGTCGTCAATCTCAAATCAAAGTTTGGCGACTAGAATTCGCCATCGATGACTTCTTTGGCAGCACGCGATCCAAGCGCACCCCACAAACCGTAGGGGCTCTTGGTTCCGGCGGTAGGCGATCCGGCACGATCGGAGACTTGAGGAGCGTTCTTATTGCCCGCCTCAATCGAGTCCGTGATGAACTTCACCGCTCCGTCACCCATCAGCACATGAACGCCACCTTGGTGTCGACTCGATGGTGGTGACACCACATCACGGTGATCAGAACCTTCCGAACAGAGCTGGGAGTTTGGTGCCAAGATGGTTGTCATTTGGGTGTAGGGTGGCATGTAATCGTGCCAGCGATAGCCTCGGCCCCAAACCGTCGATTTCGTGATCGAACTGGTCCAAAACTGTGGTCGCTCTGGATCGATATAGGGCTCAGCATACGAGGGATCTAAACGACACTGATTTTTCTCGTTTGGTGCGGCGTGAGCACCGGTGTTGGTAGCGACGGTGGTCCGCTTGTCGTTGTCACCGAGGTCCGTTGTGATTTCACCGCACATGATGGTGTTCGATAAACCATCCAACGTGTCTCGGAACTTCATCTGACGACCGGTGACAAACATGCCGCGATGAGAGGCACTCGAAGCGTTGGCATGCGCCGTGTCTGAAATGTAAGGCAAGCGGCCGCCCTCGCTGACCTCATCCACGTCGAGATAAGAATCCCGTGAATAGACAGCGGAGTCACCGTGGCAAGCCGCGTAGTTCGTTCGCCCGAGCGAGGGCAGGCCTTTGCCCGGATCACT containing:
- a CDS encoding DUF1559 domain-containing protein; amino-acid sequence: MNKRFERHQGFTLVELLVVIAIIGVLVGLLLPAVQAAREAARRMSCSNNFKQIGLAVHNYHSAYNNLPVQGSGTYAVGGRDPWDTNPNGDISSNMRLSFLVGITPFLEQQGLWEQISNPLAVNSDGSVRSPSWQSMGPHPDRVQYPPWATELATLRCPSDPGKGLPSLGRTNYAACHGDSAVYSRDSYLDVDEVSEGGRLPYISDTAHANASSASHRGMFVTGRQMKFRDTLDGLSNTIMCGEITTDLGDNDKRTTVATNTGAHAAPNEKNQCRLDPSYAEPYIDPERPQFWTSSITKSTVWGRGYRWHDYMPPYTQMTTILAPNSQLCSEGSDHRDVVSPPSSRHQGGVHVLMGDGAVKFITDSIEAGNKNAPQVSDRAGSPTAGTKSPYGLWGALGSRAAKEVIDGEF